The Candidatus Vesicomyosocius sp. SY067_SCS001 genome includes a window with the following:
- a CDS encoding c-type cytochrome yields the protein MNKLASIFIIVIAFTSINVFASADVDKGEALAITCISCHGVHGNSVVAAFPKLAGQGEGYLLKQLQDFKSNTRQDAIMKGIVASLTDNDMENLAAYFSKQTITQGITVKSVNIDLGKKLYRGGNKSKSITACIACHGPTGSGIPSAKFPALTYQNATYIAKQLINFRQYAYNTQMDTSAPERSNDYEGMMRNITKHLSNAEIEAVSQYISRLN from the coding sequence ATGAATAAATTAGCCTCAATTTTTATTATTGTAATTGCTTTTACATCAATCAATGTTTTTGCATCTGCTGATGTTGATAAAGGAGAGGCTCTTGCGATAACTTGTATTTCTTGTCATGGTGTTCATGGTAATTCAGTAGTAGCTGCATTTCCTAAATTAGCTGGACAAGGCGAAGGCTATTTATTAAAACAGTTGCAGGATTTTAAATCAAATACTCGTCAAGATGCAATTATGAAAGGCATTGTTGCATCATTAACTGATAATGATATGGAGAATTTAGCTGCTTATTTTTCTAAGCAAACTATCACGCAAGGCATTACTGTTAAAAGTGTTAATATTGATTTAGGTAAGAAACTTTATAGAGGTGGAAATAAGAGCAAAAGTATAACAGCTTGTATTGCTTGTCATGGACCTACAGGTTCTGGCATTCCTTCTGCTAAATTTCCAGCCTTGACCTATCAGAATGCAACTTATATAGCTAAACAACTTATTAATTTTCGTCAATATGCATATAATACTCAAATGGATACTAGTGCACCTGAACGTAGTAATGATTATGAAGGTATGATGAGAAACATCACTAAACATTTAAGTAATGCAGAAATTGAGGCAGTTTCTCAGTATATTAGTAGGCTGAATTAA
- the tig gene encoding trigger factor, whose translation MKTSLETLKGLFRSLTIDLPIDIFNQKMDKILQKMALRVNIDGFRKGKVPISIVRKRFGNNANSDAINEIVNETLTDALAQVKLTPVAQPVITKVDSKGNKNFSYTVEFEVFPKIKVANFSNLLIEQTKVNITKADEQKTLDGLKDRLTEYEAVKCKSKIGDRLSIDFKGLINGETFDGGEAKDFKIVLGKGSMIKGFEDGLIDVTYSSRVVLDLTFPKEYYMDKLASKNVTFEININEVASPKELKLDETFAKKFGEKNMNTLLISMKEQMRVEIDVRIDHLNKNAIFDKLTTANTFDVPQHSIDNEAQNLFKAMQDRMQHQGLPTQGEMPVTAFNDEAQRRVKLGLLVNQISRDYKLSASMKQIDEKLKEISQTYGENAQQMIDFYNQDPTRKSSIELLVVEKMVQNLILDKAQVTFKQKKFQEITQ comes from the coding sequence ATGAAAACTTCATTAGAAACATTAAAAGGTCTATTTAGATCATTAACAATAGATCTTCCTATTGATATTTTTAATCAAAAAATGGATAAAATTCTACAAAAAATGGCATTGAGAGTGAATATTGATGGTTTTAGAAAAGGTAAGGTTCCTATTTCTATCGTACGTAAGCGTTTTGGTAATAATGCCAATTCAGATGCAATTAATGAGATTGTGAATGAGACTTTGACTGATGCATTAGCACAGGTCAAGTTAACACCTGTTGCACAACCAGTTATCACTAAAGTTGACTCGAAAGGTAATAAGAATTTTTCTTATACAGTAGAGTTTGAAGTATTTCCTAAGATTAAAGTAGCTAATTTTTCAAATCTTTTAATTGAGCAAACTAAGGTCAATATTACCAAAGCTGATGAGCAAAAAACATTAGATGGATTAAAAGATCGATTGACTGAATATGAAGCTGTTAAATGTAAATCTAAAATAGGTGATAGATTATCGATTGATTTTAAAGGCTTAATTAATGGTGAAACATTTGATGGTGGTGAGGCTAAAGATTTTAAAATAGTGTTAGGTAAAGGTTCAATGATTAAAGGTTTTGAAGATGGTTTAATAGATGTAACTTATAGTAGTAGAGTTGTGTTGGATTTAACATTTCCAAAAGAATATTATATGGATAAACTAGCAAGTAAGAATGTTACTTTTGAAATAAATATTAATGAAGTAGCTTCACCTAAAGAACTAAAATTAGATGAAACATTTGCTAAGAAGTTTGGTGAAAAAAATATGAATACTTTGCTTATTAGTATGAAAGAGCAAATGAGGGTTGAAATTGATGTACGTATTGATCATCTAAATAAAAACGCTATTTTTGATAAACTTACCACAGCAAATACGTTTGATGTACCACAACATAGTATTGATAATGAAGCACAAAACTTGTTTAAAGCAATGCAAGATCGTATGCAACATCAAGGTTTACCAACACAAGGTGAAATGCCTGTTACTGCCTTTAATGATGAAGCGCAACGTCGTGTTAAGTTAGGTCTATTAGTTAATCAAATTTCTAGAGACTACAAATTAAGTGCCAGTATGAAACAAATTGATGAAAAATTAAAAGAGATATCTCAGACGTATGGTGAAAATGCTCAACAAATGATTGATTTTTATAACCAAGATCCAACAAGAAAATCAAGTATTGAGTTATTAGTAGTTGAAAAAATGGTACAAAATTTAATTTTAGATAAGGCTCAAGTAACTTTCAAGCAGAAAAAATTCCAAGAAATTACACAGTAG
- the clpP gene encoding ATP-dependent Clp endopeptidase proteolytic subunit ClpP, with translation MNIENLNQIPIVVEQSARGERAYDIYSRLLKERIIFLVGPVEDYMANVVVAQLLFLESENPDKDIHLYINSPGGSVSAGLAIYDTMQFVKSDISTLCIGQAASMGALLLTAGTKGKRFALPNVRCMIHQPLGGFSGQASDVDIHAQEILKVRSNLNQIFKFHTGQVIKTIQKDTDRDNFMSADEATKYGLIDKVLVKR, from the coding sequence ATGAATATTGAAAATTTAAATCAGATCCCAATAGTGGTAGAACAGTCTGCTAGAGGTGAAAGAGCTTATGATATTTATTCGCGTCTTTTAAAAGAACGTATTATTTTTTTAGTGGGTCCAGTTGAAGATTACATGGCGAATGTGGTTGTTGCACAATTACTTTTTTTAGAGTCTGAAAATCCTGATAAAGATATTCATTTATATATTAACTCTCCTGGAGGATCAGTTTCTGCAGGTTTGGCAATTTATGATACCATGCAATTTGTCAAATCTGATATATCTACCTTATGTATTGGTCAGGCAGCAAGTATGGGTGCTTTGTTACTAACAGCAGGCACTAAAGGGAAACGTTTCGCATTGCCTAATGTTAGGTGTATGATTCACCAACCTTTAGGAGGGTTTTCTGGTCAAGCTAGTGATGTTGACATTCATGCACAAGAGATTCTAAAAGTGAGGTCAAATCTCAATCAAATTTTCAAATTTCATACAGGCCAAGTGATTAAGACTATTCAAAAGGATACTGATAGGGATAATTTTATGTCAGCTGATGAAGCTACTAAATATGGGTTAATTGATAAAGTATTGGTAAAGCGCTAA
- the clpX gene encoding ATP-dependent Clp protease ATP-binding subunit ClpX, which yields MKDDNQELVCSFCGKSKSKVERLIAGPGVYICNECIESCHNLIEKQALQEVIDEFKNWDYTPKQLTSFLNDYVIGQEHAKKVLSVAVYNHYKRLQNNHISNEVELDKSNILMIGPTGSGKTLLAQTLARILDIPFTVADATTLTEAGYVGDDVENVVKNLLSKCDFDPDRAQRGIIFIDEIDKISRRSDSPSITRDVSGEGVQQAMLKLIEGTIANVPPQGGRKHPNQETIDVDTSNILFICGGAFDGLDKIINRRVKKVTGIGFFVDVKEQNEEKALSDLFALIQPEDLIKFGLIPELVGRLPVQTVLSELDETALVKILIEPKNSVIKQFQEIFSMEGVKLIFKKPSLLAIAKLAIKRKTGARGLRSILEDLLLDTMFELPSLLDVTEVVIDKTVVERKKKPLIIYQSQKRVNNSKKVG from the coding sequence ATGAAAGATGATAATCAAGAATTAGTTTGTTCATTTTGCGGTAAAAGTAAATCTAAGGTTGAACGTTTAATTGCTGGTCCTGGTGTTTATATTTGTAATGAATGTATTGAATCGTGCCATAATTTAATTGAAAAACAAGCATTACAAGAAGTAATTGATGAATTTAAGAACTGGGATTACACACCTAAACAGTTAACCAGTTTCCTAAATGATTATGTAATTGGCCAAGAACATGCTAAGAAAGTGCTATCTGTTGCAGTTTATAATCATTACAAACGTCTCCAAAATAATCATATATCTAATGAAGTAGAATTGGATAAATCTAATATTTTAATGATTGGCCCTACAGGTTCGGGAAAAACATTACTGGCACAAACATTGGCACGTATTTTAGATATTCCTTTCACAGTAGCTGATGCTACCACATTAACCGAAGCAGGTTATGTAGGTGATGACGTTGAAAATGTAGTTAAGAATCTATTATCAAAATGTGATTTTGATCCAGATCGCGCTCAACGTGGTATTATTTTTATTGATGAAATTGATAAGATTTCTCGTCGTTCCGACTCACCTTCTATTACTCGTGATGTTTCAGGTGAAGGGGTACAACAAGCTATGCTTAAATTGATTGAAGGTACTATTGCAAACGTACCTCCTCAAGGGGGACGCAAGCATCCTAATCAAGAAACTATTGATGTAGACACCTCAAATATTTTATTTATTTGTGGTGGTGCTTTTGATGGTCTTGATAAAATTATTAACAGACGTGTTAAAAAAGTTACAGGTATAGGTTTTTTTGTAGATGTGAAAGAGCAAAATGAAGAGAAAGCATTGAGCGATTTATTTGCATTAATTCAACCAGAAGATTTAATTAAGTTTGGTTTAATTCCAGAGCTTGTTGGACGTTTACCAGTACAAACAGTACTAAGTGAGTTAGATGAAACTGCTTTAGTGAAAATTTTAATAGAGCCAAAAAATTCAGTGATTAAACAGTTTCAAGAAATATTTTCCATGGAGGGTGTTAAATTGATTTTTAAAAAACCATCTTTACTTGCTATTGCAAAATTGGCAATTAAACGTAAAACAGGCGCTAGAGGATTACGTTCTATTTTAGAAGATTTGTTATTAGATACAATGTTTGAATTACCATCACTTCTTGATGTGACTGAAGTGGTGATTGACAAGACAGTGGTAGAAAGGAAGAAAAAACCACTGATTATCTATCAATCTCAAAAACGTGTAAATAACTCTAAAAAGGTTGGTTAG